One stretch of Amycolatopsis tolypomycina DNA includes these proteins:
- a CDS encoding rhamnogalacturonan acetylesterase: protein MSRKQYAILAAGLAAAAALAPVPAAAATPRALPAQCSGTAPIKCHFAVAPGNYDVTVGLGSTTRAANTSMSVEARRQVLNPVSTGAGQVVPTTVTVNVRTPEGQPTGQGGTGTAGLDITFGGSAPAIGSLTVTAAAAPLVTYLAGDSTVCDQPVAPYTGWGQILPAAVRNGAVIANYGDSGESSGSFLSNSKLFPTMKPLIRSKDLVFVQFGHNDKQTSATAFRDNLTKLVNGVRERGGTPVLVTPPVRRQFSGTKLTGTALHVNGVGVDLPAVIRALGRSANVPVVDLTAKSKALVESLGPAGSQKIYLTQAADGVTDNTHFSAYGATQMANLVVQGVRELNLPLAGFLR from the coding sequence ATGTCCCGCAAGCAGTACGCGATCCTCGCCGCAGGCCTGGCCGCGGCCGCGGCGCTGGCGCCCGTCCCCGCGGCGGCCGCCACCCCGCGGGCGCTGCCCGCGCAGTGTTCGGGGACCGCGCCGATCAAGTGCCACTTCGCCGTGGCCCCGGGCAACTACGACGTCACCGTCGGGCTCGGCAGCACCACCAGGGCGGCGAATACGTCGATGTCGGTGGAGGCCCGCCGTCAGGTCCTGAACCCCGTCTCGACCGGCGCGGGCCAGGTCGTTCCCACGACGGTCACGGTCAACGTGCGCACCCCGGAGGGGCAGCCCACCGGCCAGGGCGGCACCGGGACCGCGGGCCTGGACATCACGTTCGGCGGCAGTGCCCCGGCGATCGGCTCGCTGACCGTGACGGCGGCCGCGGCCCCGCTGGTGACGTACCTGGCCGGTGACTCGACCGTCTGCGACCAGCCGGTGGCGCCCTACACCGGCTGGGGCCAGATCCTGCCAGCCGCCGTCCGGAACGGTGCCGTGATCGCCAACTACGGCGACTCGGGCGAGAGCTCGGGCAGCTTCCTGTCGAACAGCAAGCTCTTCCCGACGATGAAGCCGCTGATCAGGAGCAAGGACCTGGTGTTCGTCCAGTTCGGGCACAACGACAAGCAGACGTCGGCGACGGCGTTCCGCGACAACCTCACCAAGCTGGTCAACGGCGTGCGGGAGCGCGGCGGGACCCCGGTGCTGGTGACCCCGCCGGTGCGGCGGCAGTTCAGCGGCACGAAGCTGACCGGGACCGCGCTGCACGTCAACGGCGTCGGCGTCGACCTGCCCGCGGTGATCCGGGCGCTCGGCAGGAGCGCGAACGTCCCGGTCGTCGACCTGACGGCCAAGAGCAAGGCACTGGTCGAGTCGCTCGGCCCGGCGGGCTCGCAGAAGATCTACCTGACCCAGGCGGCCGACGGCGTCACCGACAACACGCACTTCTCGGCCTACGGCGCGACCCAGATGGCCAACCTGGTCGTGCAGGGCGTGCGTGAACTGAACCTTCCGCTGGCGGGCTTCCTCCGCTGA
- a CDS encoding rhamnogalacturonan acetylesterase, whose translation MAWKRRFRQRIGSGVAVIGVLALPAVPPATAEASAAAVAHIYVAGDSTASTYSTAQAPRAGWAQALPVFLTPNAVAVNVAKSGASSKSFIDLGRLDHILGLLKKGDYLLISFGHNDEKADDPARYTVPSTTYKQYLAQYVDKSRAKGAIPILLTPVERRHFGGAGVITPSHGAYPAAMRELAAAKRVPLVDLTALSTGLWNRAGAEGTKKYFMIFPAGKYPNYPSGSQDNTHFQAAGAIEVARLVATALRDQGAVPPADFRQLTATIPPSAIGWPATAPS comes from the coding sequence ATGGCATGGAAACGAAGGTTCCGGCAGCGGATCGGCAGCGGTGTCGCGGTCATCGGGGTGCTGGCCCTGCCGGCCGTTCCCCCGGCCACCGCGGAAGCGAGCGCGGCGGCCGTGGCCCACATCTACGTGGCGGGGGATTCCACGGCGTCGACCTACTCCACGGCCCAGGCGCCGCGGGCCGGCTGGGCCCAGGCACTGCCGGTGTTCCTGACCCCGAACGCGGTGGCGGTGAACGTGGCCAAGTCGGGGGCCAGCTCGAAGAGCTTCATCGACCTGGGCCGGCTGGACCACATCCTCGGCCTGCTCAAGAAGGGCGACTACCTGCTGATCTCGTTCGGGCACAACGACGAGAAGGCCGACGACCCGGCCCGGTACACCGTGCCGTCGACGACCTACAAGCAGTACCTCGCGCAGTACGTCGACAAGAGCCGCGCCAAGGGAGCGATCCCGATCCTGCTGACGCCGGTGGAGCGCCGGCACTTCGGCGGCGCGGGCGTCATCACGCCATCGCACGGGGCCTACCCGGCGGCGATGCGGGAGCTCGCGGCGGCCAAACGGGTGCCGTTGGTCGACCTGACCGCGTTGAGCACGGGGTTGTGGAACCGCGCGGGTGCCGAGGGGACGAAGAAGTACTTCATGATCTTCCCGGCGGGGAAGTACCCGAACTACCCCAGTGGCAGCCAGGACAACACCCACTTCCAGGCGGCCGGCGCGATCGAGGTCGCCCGGCTGGTCGCCACGGCCCTGCGCGACCAGGGCGCGGTGCCGCCGGCGGACTTCCGGCAGCTCACCGCGACCATTCCCCCGAGCGCGATCGGCTGGCCGGCGACCGCGCCCTCCTGA
- a CDS encoding ABC transporter permease encodes MRGRGTVLPVAGVLALVGLWWLATIVFSIERFLVPSPADVVAAFLELPGYLLAQSLVTLAETVAGFALSIVVGVPLALLIVLSPLLERTFYPILLALNAVPKIAVAPILVVWFGFGQAPKVILVVLVCVFPVVISTASGMKSTPHELVELFRSWDSSRRQEFFKLRIRHALPQIFVGLKVAISLAVVGAVIAEFVGADAGLGFVIVQSGASADTALAFAAMTLLAIMSIALFHGLAYLERKLLPWAEEHRKT; translated from the coding sequence GTGAGGGGCCGGGGCACCGTGCTGCCGGTGGCCGGGGTGCTGGCGCTGGTCGGCCTCTGGTGGCTGGCGACGATCGTCTTCTCGATCGAGCGGTTCCTCGTCCCGAGCCCGGCCGACGTCGTCGCAGCGTTCCTCGAACTGCCGGGCTACCTGCTCGCCCAGAGCCTGGTCACCCTGGCCGAGACCGTCGCGGGGTTCGCTCTGTCCATTGTGGTCGGTGTGCCGCTCGCGCTGCTGATCGTGCTTTCGCCGCTGCTGGAACGGACGTTCTACCCGATCCTGCTCGCGCTGAACGCGGTGCCCAAGATCGCCGTCGCCCCGATCCTGGTGGTGTGGTTCGGCTTCGGCCAGGCCCCGAAGGTGATCCTGGTCGTGCTGGTGTGCGTCTTCCCGGTCGTCATCTCGACCGCGTCCGGGATGAAGTCCACGCCGCACGAGCTCGTCGAGCTGTTCCGCTCGTGGGATTCCTCGCGCCGCCAGGAGTTCTTCAAGCTGCGGATCCGCCACGCCCTCCCGCAGATCTTCGTCGGCCTCAAGGTGGCGATCTCCCTGGCGGTCGTCGGCGCGGTGATCGCGGAGTTCGTCGGCGCCGACGCCGGGCTGGGTTTCGTCATCGTGCAGTCCGGCGCCAGTGCCGACACGGCACTGGCCTTCGCCGCGATGACCCTGCTGGCGATCATGAGCATCGCGTTGTTCCACGGGCTCGCCTACCTCGAGCGGAAGCTGCTGCCGTGGGCCGAAGAGCACCGGAAGACCTGA
- a CDS encoding family 43 glycosylhydrolase: MLNKKTGRTLVASFLSLAMALVSTGGAVAETPAAAVTIQNDVFWKDTSGNPVYSQGGGVLKVGNTYYWYGAKYNGAVSYYNNPGGGKNGDTSLSAITIYSSTDLANWKFEGNALTGSDLGGGWVGRIGVARNPKTGKYVLVSQLNSGLVFATSSTPNGRFTKAGTQSNIAGVSTGMSGDQSVFTDDDGKAYLIYSNKSGRSHLYVSSLRASDYLQVDPAKNVYNASAGREGNIMFKYNGTYYFCSSDLHGWNSSHTYCISAKNIMGPYSAEFVLQGTDADFSHVTQTGLAFTVTGSQGSFVMFGGDRWSDFAGNGIGYNQWLPVTFSGSTPVFHSLSQWTVDAAAGTWAVGRGNNHVLNPSAEADRVAQNNLAGWTITGGNVNSNKQGGHTGRWAFAQSSSSAYNASRYQNIALPNGTYTLSAWVKSSGGQKRATVFAKNFGGAELSAAINRSLGSWTKVEVPGIQVTNGSVQVGVFSDANAGNWVNVDDFSLVQTG, encoded by the coding sequence GTGCTGAACAAGAAAACCGGGCGAACGCTCGTGGCGAGCTTCCTGTCCCTGGCGATGGCGCTGGTTTCGACCGGCGGTGCCGTGGCGGAGACGCCGGCGGCGGCCGTCACGATCCAGAACGACGTGTTCTGGAAGGACACCTCGGGCAACCCGGTCTACTCCCAGGGCGGGGGTGTGCTCAAGGTCGGGAACACCTACTACTGGTACGGCGCGAAGTACAACGGCGCGGTCAGCTACTACAACAACCCGGGCGGCGGCAAGAACGGTGACACGTCGCTGAGCGCCATCACGATCTATTCGTCGACGGACCTGGCGAACTGGAAGTTCGAGGGCAACGCGCTGACCGGCAGTGACCTGGGCGGCGGCTGGGTCGGCCGGATCGGGGTCGCACGCAACCCGAAGACGGGCAAGTACGTGCTGGTCTCACAGCTCAACAGCGGGCTGGTGTTCGCGACCAGCAGCACGCCGAACGGTCGCTTCACCAAGGCCGGGACGCAGTCGAACATCGCCGGCGTGTCCACCGGGATGTCCGGCGACCAGTCGGTCTTCACCGACGACGACGGCAAGGCCTACCTGATCTACAGCAACAAGAGTGGCCGTTCGCACCTGTACGTCTCGTCGTTGCGGGCCTCGGACTACCTGCAGGTCGATCCAGCGAAGAACGTGTACAACGCCTCGGCGGGCCGTGAAGGCAACATCATGTTCAAGTACAACGGGACGTACTACTTCTGCTCGTCCGACCTGCACGGCTGGAACAGCTCGCACACGTACTGCATCAGCGCGAAGAACATCATGGGCCCGTACTCTGCGGAGTTCGTGCTGCAGGGGACGGACGCGGACTTCTCGCACGTGACGCAGACCGGCCTGGCGTTCACGGTGACCGGTTCCCAGGGGTCGTTCGTGATGTTCGGCGGTGACCGCTGGAGCGACTTCGCGGGCAACGGCATCGGGTACAACCAGTGGCTGCCGGTCACGTTCTCCGGGTCGACACCGGTGTTCCACTCGTTGAGCCAGTGGACGGTCGACGCGGCGGCGGGGACGTGGGCGGTCGGGCGCGGCAACAACCACGTCCTCAACCCGAGCGCGGAGGCCGACCGGGTGGCCCAGAACAACCTCGCCGGCTGGACGATCACCGGCGGGAACGTGAACAGCAACAAGCAGGGCGGGCACACCGGCCGCTGGGCGTTCGCGCAGAGTTCCTCGTCGGCCTACAACGCCAGCAGGTACCAGAACATCGCGCTGCCGAACGGCACGTACACGTTGTCGGCGTGGGTGAAGAGCAGCGGCGGCCAGAAGCGGGCGACCGTCTTCGCGAAGAACTTCGGCGGCGCCGAGCTCAGCGCGGCGATCAACCGGTCGCTGGGGAGCTGGACGAAGGTGGAGGTCCCCGGCATCCAGGTGACGAACGGATCGGTCCAGGTGGGCGTGTTCTCCGACGCGAACGCGGGCAACTGGGTCAACGTCGACGACTTCAGCCTCGTTCAGACCGGCTGA
- a CDS encoding LacI family DNA-binding transcriptional regulator, with protein sequence MEYVSIFRHAPGRRKAGRRCGRSGVGMPHPARDTVTLRDVAAAAGVSLATASRVLGASSRTVAPEYRERVLAAAERLRYTPGSRPPGPPASSTGSGPPESPKRTR encoded by the coding sequence ATGGAATACGTTTCCATCTTCCGGCATGCTCCGGGACGACGGAAAGCTGGCCGTCGGTGTGGTCGAAGTGGGGTGGGGATGCCGCATCCGGCACGGGACACGGTGACGCTGCGCGACGTGGCGGCGGCGGCCGGGGTTTCGCTGGCGACCGCTTCGCGGGTGCTGGGTGCCAGCTCACGGACCGTTGCGCCCGAGTACCGGGAGCGCGTGCTGGCCGCGGCCGAGCGGCTGCGGTACACGCCCGGGAGCAGGCCGCCCGGACCGCCGGCTTCCTCGACGGGCTCCGGGCCGCCGGAGTCGCCGAAGCGGACGCGGTGA
- a CDS encoding glycoside hydrolase family 2 TIM barrel-domain containing protein, producing the protein MIRKLLRSLVVVTVFLGLVTPVGAAPAVAAGRVRTVTDFDAGWLFNYGDAAGAGSASYNDSGWRKLSVPHDWSVEGRTPGANPFAQSAPSTGRGGYLPSGIGWYRKHFSLAGVPAGRRVSLEFDGVMANASVYVNGTLIGTHPYGYTSFRYDITAAAKLGGDNVVAVKTDTTSQPASRYYTGAGIYRDVRLIATDPVHLGQWATRVTTPNNTTVHAETTVVNESGAAASVSVQGVLSDPGGAALPAVTTAAKTVAAGASATFAYDVPVSNPRLWDLTNPNLYSLATNVLVGGTAVDDDVTSVGIRTLTFTASTGMILNGKNVKFQGVALHQDFHGLGMAAPQRAIQRRLAQLKALGVNAIRTAHDPPSPAFLDLTDRMGFLVLDEFFDVWTQHKYSDVGDYATYFNRTAAAPTGTPPVPGAGGAVPWYQVDATSVVMRDRNHPSVAMWSTGNEIRDPIATRTPLLTRMVSIAHALDPGRPVTQALFRPSDSGDVTGATRTIVDVFGGNYRPDEVITAAKAAPARAGLFTEMGTDTSAWAKVRDNAMITGLFLWTGTAYLGEADGLWPRAEADFGLMDGVGTVRPIGYSWQRTWGAPTTSPPATGTTANRVLLAPDHSTVSTDGDDVSYVKATIADSAGRVVTGSSAPITFTVSGPGVLVAVDSGSPVQESFRGSVRKAYQGVAYGLVRATGAGTITVTASAAGLTLGTTTLTGTTAPFVPCSGSCN; encoded by the coding sequence ATGATCCGGAAACTCCTCCGGTCGCTGGTCGTCGTCACGGTGTTCCTCGGCCTGGTCACTCCCGTCGGTGCGGCGCCCGCCGTCGCGGCCGGCCGGGTCCGGACGGTCACGGACTTCGACGCCGGCTGGCTGTTCAACTACGGGGACGCCGCCGGTGCCGGCAGTGCGTCCTACAACGACAGCGGGTGGCGCAAGCTCAGCGTGCCGCACGACTGGAGCGTCGAAGGGCGCACGCCGGGGGCGAACCCGTTCGCGCAGTCGGCGCCGAGCACCGGCCGCGGCGGATACCTGCCTTCGGGGATCGGCTGGTACCGCAAGCACTTCTCCCTGGCCGGGGTGCCCGCGGGCCGCCGGGTGTCGCTGGAGTTCGACGGCGTGATGGCGAACGCGAGCGTGTACGTCAACGGCACGCTGATCGGCACCCACCCGTACGGGTACACCAGTTTCCGCTACGACATCACAGCGGCGGCGAAGCTCGGCGGCGACAACGTGGTGGCGGTCAAGACGGACACGACGTCGCAGCCGGCATCGCGCTACTACACGGGGGCCGGGATCTACCGGGACGTCCGGCTGATCGCGACCGATCCGGTGCACCTCGGCCAGTGGGCCACCCGCGTCACGACACCGAACAACACCACGGTGCACGCGGAGACCACGGTGGTCAACGAGAGCGGCGCGGCGGCGAGCGTCAGCGTCCAGGGGGTCCTCAGCGACCCCGGCGGGGCGGCGCTGCCCGCGGTGACGACGGCGGCCAAGACCGTCGCGGCGGGTGCGTCGGCGACGTTCGCCTACGACGTGCCGGTGAGCAACCCGAGACTGTGGGACCTGACGAACCCAAACCTGTATTCGCTGGCCACGAACGTCCTGGTCGGTGGCACCGCGGTCGACGACGACGTCACCTCCGTCGGCATCCGCACGCTGACCTTCACCGCGAGCACGGGCATGATCCTCAACGGCAAGAACGTGAAGTTCCAGGGCGTCGCGTTGCACCAGGACTTCCACGGGCTCGGGATGGCCGCCCCGCAGCGGGCGATCCAGCGGCGGCTGGCGCAGCTGAAGGCGCTCGGGGTGAACGCCATCCGCACCGCGCACGACCCGCCGAGCCCGGCGTTCCTGGACCTGACCGACCGGATGGGTTTCCTCGTCCTGGACGAGTTCTTCGACGTCTGGACCCAGCACAAGTACTCCGACGTCGGCGACTACGCGACGTACTTCAACCGGACGGCGGCCGCGCCCACCGGGACACCGCCGGTGCCCGGCGCCGGCGGCGCGGTGCCCTGGTACCAGGTGGACGCGACCAGTGTCGTCATGCGCGACCGCAACCACCCGAGCGTGGCGATGTGGAGCACCGGCAACGAGATCCGCGACCCGATCGCGACCCGGACGCCCCTGCTGACGCGGATGGTGTCGATCGCCCACGCACTGGACCCGGGCCGCCCGGTCACCCAGGCGCTGTTCCGGCCGAGTGACAGCGGCGACGTCACCGGGGCGACCCGCACGATCGTCGACGTCTTCGGCGGCAACTACCGCCCGGACGAGGTGATCACGGCCGCGAAGGCGGCTCCGGCGCGGGCCGGGTTGTTCACCGAGATGGGCACGGACACCTCGGCGTGGGCGAAGGTGCGGGACAACGCCATGATCACCGGCTTGTTCCTGTGGACGGGCACGGCGTACCTGGGCGAGGCCGACGGCCTGTGGCCGCGCGCGGAAGCGGATTTCGGCCTGATGGACGGTGTCGGCACGGTCCGGCCGATCGGGTACTCGTGGCAGCGGACGTGGGGCGCGCCAACGACGTCACCCCCGGCGACCGGCACCACGGCGAACCGCGTGCTGCTGGCACCGGACCACAGCACGGTGTCGACCGACGGGGACGACGTCTCGTACGTGAAGGCGACCATCGCCGACTCCGCCGGCCGGGTGGTGACCGGCTCGTCGGCGCCGATCACGTTCACGGTGAGCGGGCCGGGCGTGCTGGTGGCGGTCGACAGCGGGAGCCCGGTGCAGGAGAGCTTCCGCGGCTCGGTGCGGAAGGCCTACCAGGGCGTCGCGTACGGCCTGGTCCGGGCCACGGGCGCGGGCACGATCACGGTGACGGCGAGCGCCGCCGGGCTGACGCTCGGCACGACGACGCTGACCGGCACCACGGCACCGTTCGTGCCCTGTTCCGGCAGCTGCAACTGA
- a CDS encoding ABC transporter ATP-binding protein encodes MIVLDGVAQVFDGGAGPVRALAGIDFEVGEHEFVAVIGRSGCGKSTLLRLIAGLLPPTAGRISVGGEPVRGPRRDVSFMFQRPALLPWRSVVANVMLPVEIFGLARKPARDRAHELLELVGLRGFEKRLPHELSGGMQQRVSLCRSLIHAPSVMLMDEPFSALDALTRAELGAELQRIQLAQPRTVVFVTHSIEEAVVLADRVAVLTPRPGRLRKAVDVAVPRPRVPGRPDVDEVGRALRDLLTTAP; translated from the coding sequence GTGATCGTCCTGGACGGGGTGGCGCAGGTCTTCGACGGCGGGGCCGGGCCGGTCCGGGCGCTCGCCGGAATCGACTTCGAGGTGGGCGAGCACGAGTTCGTCGCGGTCATCGGCCGGTCCGGGTGCGGCAAGTCGACGTTGCTGCGGCTCATCGCCGGGCTGCTGCCCCCGACCGCGGGCCGGATCTCCGTCGGCGGCGAGCCGGTGCGCGGCCCGCGTCGCGACGTCTCCTTCATGTTCCAGCGCCCGGCGCTGCTGCCGTGGCGGTCAGTGGTGGCGAACGTCATGCTGCCGGTCGAGATCTTCGGCCTGGCGCGGAAGCCCGCCCGTGATCGGGCGCACGAGCTGCTGGAGCTGGTCGGCCTGCGGGGGTTCGAGAAGCGGCTGCCCCACGAGCTGTCCGGCGGGATGCAGCAGCGGGTCTCGCTGTGCCGCTCGCTGATCCACGCGCCGTCGGTCATGCTCATGGACGAACCGTTCTCCGCGCTGGATGCCCTGACCCGCGCGGAACTCGGCGCGGAACTGCAACGCATCCAGCTGGCGCAGCCGCGGACGGTCGTGTTCGTGACGCACTCGATCGAGGAGGCCGTCGTGCTCGCCGACCGGGTGGCGGTGCTCACCCCGCGGCCCGGCCGGCTCCGCAAGGCCGTCGACGTCGCCGTTCCCCGGCCCCGCGTGCCCGGGCGGCCGGACGTCGACGAGGTGGGCCGTGCCCTGCGCGACCTGCTCACCACCGCGCCGTGA
- a CDS encoding ABC transporter substrate-binding protein: MRPGLVFLLAVTLAATACGGAGGTPSAGRDKVGYLTSFGTFGRDAYAYVAQEKGFFAEAGLDVTITPGSGTVDVLKLVAGGRADVGTADFTATAITVAKEKLPVTAVAAVHQRSLAAIVSLEGKGITRPADLAGKRIADQAGSTNQVMFPVYAKAAGLDPASVRFVPAAPPALPQLLASGQVDGIGQFVVGRPLIEAAARGRKAVVLPYGDLVPDLYGNVVVTSKELAARNPELVRRFTAALLKGLGYAIEHPGELGTILKKHQPAQDEGVAAAEIGLMAPYVRPAGFTGPLGQVDEARVGKIIGTLTGAGAVPAGALAPADVVSFGLVPRP, from the coding sequence ATGAGGCCTGGTCTGGTTTTCCTGCTCGCGGTCACGCTGGCCGCCACGGCGTGCGGCGGGGCCGGCGGCACACCGTCCGCCGGCCGGGACAAGGTCGGCTACCTGACGTCGTTCGGCACCTTCGGCCGGGACGCCTACGCCTACGTGGCCCAGGAGAAGGGCTTCTTCGCCGAAGCCGGGCTCGATGTCACGATCACGCCGGGCAGTGGCACGGTGGACGTGCTCAAGCTGGTCGCCGGGGGCCGGGCGGACGTCGGCACGGCGGACTTCACCGCCACCGCGATCACGGTGGCGAAGGAGAAGCTGCCGGTGACCGCCGTCGCGGCGGTGCACCAGCGGTCCCTCGCCGCGATCGTCTCGCTCGAGGGCAAGGGCATTACCCGGCCGGCGGACCTGGCCGGCAAGCGGATCGCCGATCAGGCGGGCTCGACGAACCAGGTGATGTTCCCCGTCTACGCCAAGGCCGCCGGCCTCGACCCGGCGTCGGTGCGGTTCGTGCCCGCCGCGCCGCCCGCCCTGCCGCAGCTGCTGGCGTCCGGGCAGGTGGACGGGATCGGGCAGTTCGTCGTCGGCCGGCCGCTCATCGAGGCGGCGGCGCGGGGCCGGAAGGCGGTCGTGCTGCCCTACGGCGACCTGGTGCCCGACCTGTACGGCAACGTGGTCGTCACGTCGAAGGAGCTCGCCGCCAGGAACCCCGAGCTGGTGCGGCGGTTCACCGCGGCGCTGCTCAAGGGACTCGGCTACGCGATCGAGCACCCCGGCGAGCTGGGGACGATCCTCAAGAAGCACCAGCCGGCCCAGGACGAGGGTGTCGCGGCCGCCGAGATCGGGCTGATGGCGCCCTACGTCCGGCCGGCCGGCTTCACCGGCCCGCTCGGCCAGGTCGACGAGGCGCGGGTGGGGAAGATCATCGGCACCCTCACCGGCGCCGGTGCCGTCCCGGCCGGCGCGCTCGCCCCCGCCGACGTCGTCTCCTTCGGGCTGGTGCCCCGGCCGTGA
- a CDS encoding right-handed parallel beta-helix repeat-containing protein → MKRLVLSHFLVLSAVAAVAVAGSPVAAGSPAAGKSYYVAPSGSDSAAGTQSAPWASVAKAQSVAQAGDTVYLRGGTYTYTRANKACASGTDRVDAITLNKSGSSGNPIRYWAYPGETPVFDFSRVSDNCRIKGFDVTGSHLHLKGLEVKGVPQNNNLNHESWGIWISGSNNTFELLKLHHNMGPGLFIQDGGGNLVLNSDSYDNYDPRTSNGAGESADGFGAHVKAGRPANVFRGCRAWWNSDDGFDLINNFSPATIENSWAWRNGYLPETTTSSGNGNGFKMGGYGGDYVGNGVKNTIRNSVAFNNKASGFYANHHTVANDYFNNTGFNNRPDFNMLSVNSAGAAIGLGNLRNNIAYQGTLTSNMSGTNASYNSWNLGVTLSDAQFRSVSTSGWDAARQADGSLPVLPNLRLAAGSALIDKGTDVGLPYTGRAPDLGAFES, encoded by the coding sequence ATGAAACGCCTTGTCCTGTCCCATTTTCTGGTGTTGTCGGCGGTGGCCGCCGTGGCGGTCGCCGGCAGCCCGGTTGCCGCAGGCAGTCCGGCGGCCGGCAAGAGCTACTACGTCGCCCCCTCGGGCAGTGACAGTGCCGCCGGGACGCAGTCCGCGCCCTGGGCGTCGGTCGCGAAGGCGCAGTCCGTCGCGCAGGCGGGCGACACCGTGTACCTGCGGGGTGGCACCTACACCTACACGCGGGCGAACAAGGCCTGCGCGAGCGGGACCGACCGGGTGGACGCGATCACGCTGAACAAGAGCGGCAGTTCCGGCAACCCGATCCGCTACTGGGCCTACCCCGGCGAAACGCCGGTCTTCGACTTCTCCCGGGTCAGTGACAACTGCCGGATCAAGGGCTTCGACGTCACCGGCAGCCACCTCCACCTCAAGGGCCTGGAAGTCAAGGGCGTGCCGCAGAACAACAACCTCAACCACGAGTCGTGGGGCATCTGGATCTCCGGCAGCAACAACACCTTCGAGCTGCTGAAGCTGCACCACAACATGGGGCCGGGGTTGTTCATCCAGGACGGCGGCGGCAACCTCGTGCTCAACTCCGACTCCTACGACAACTACGACCCGCGCACGTCGAACGGGGCGGGCGAGAGCGCGGACGGGTTCGGGGCGCACGTCAAGGCCGGCCGCCCGGCCAACGTCTTCCGCGGCTGCCGCGCCTGGTGGAACTCCGACGACGGGTTCGACCTCATCAACAACTTCTCGCCGGCGACGATCGAGAACTCGTGGGCGTGGCGCAACGGCTACCTGCCCGAGACGACCACGTCGTCCGGCAACGGCAACGGGTTCAAGATGGGCGGCTACGGCGGGGACTACGTCGGCAACGGCGTCAAGAACACGATCCGGAACTCGGTGGCGTTCAACAACAAGGCCTCGGGCTTCTACGCCAACCACCACACGGTGGCCAACGACTACTTCAACAACACCGGCTTCAACAACCGTCCCGACTTCAACATGCTCAGCGTCAACTCCGCCGGCGCGGCGATCGGTCTCGGGAACCTGCGCAACAACATCGCCTACCAGGGGACGCTGACGTCGAACATGTCCGGCACGAACGCTTCCTACAACTCGTGGAACCTGGGCGTCACGCTGTCGGACGCGCAGTTCCGGAGCGTGTCGACGTCCGGCTGGGACGCGGCCCGGCAGGCCGACGGCAGCCTGCCGGTGCTGCCGAACCTCCGCCTGGCGGCAGGCAGCGCGCTGATCGACAAGGGCACCGACGTCGGCCTGCCGTACACGGGCAGGGCTCCCGACCTCGGTGCGTTCGAGTCCTGA